The segment AATTTACTAGGCGGGAATATTGAAGCTGCTACAATTAATGGAGGAATACCATTTGTATCATCCGGAATATTAGCAAATAACAATTCAGTTGTAGTTGGTTCACTAACTAATGGTCCAGAAATTATGATGCTCACTAGAGCATTTTTACATTAATAGTTTTTTTACATGTTCTAATAACTCAGAAATTAAAATTTTATTTTCAGTTCTATCTGACATATTTCTTACAACAACCATATTTTTTGAAAGTTCATCTGGACCTACAATTATAACAAATTTTGAGTTTGTTGATTGTTCCATTTGTTTTTTTAATGCTCGACCAGATAGATCAATATCAGTGGGGATAGAATTCTCTCTTAAGATAGATGCAATCGTCATGGCATTTGATTTCACATCTTCATTTACATACAAAACAGAAATACGATTAGTTTTTTGTAAGAATGATGAATTTTGATTTTCCAAAGCAAGTATTATCCTTTCAACACCACCTGCAACACCTGTAGCGCCAAGATCATCTCTACCAAAAACAGATGGCAAATTATCATATCTTCCACCACCGACTAATGCACCAATATCGAAGTTTTTATCAAAAGCCTCAAAAACTATTCCTGAATAATAATCAAGACCACGAACAATTCCAAAATCAATTTGAATATTATTTACATTGCGATTTTTTAACGATTCAAAAAGAGATGTAAGTTCAGTCCAGTTTTCAAATTGTGTTACATCGAATTTTTTAGATATTTCATCTGGAGATCCTTTCAATTTTGAAAATTCTATTATTTTTTCTAATTTTTCT is part of the Candidatus Nitrosopelagicus brevis genome and harbors:
- the hisS gene encoding histidine--tRNA ligase encodes the protein MDLPRGMKDFENMEIQKIEYIRQHFIETANTFGFDLMEPSPIELMSVIEAKSGPTIRDDVYFFNDKGDREVSLRFDFTIGLTRYIAGQKSMKLPAKISAFGGVWRYDEPQKGRYRFFHQWDIEIFGKQNTETDAEIIEFTSKFFSNLGLENIVLSISHRKITQSYISSIFESENSEVISDILRAIDKIQKKSEQEIISEYEKKGYSKEKLEKIIEFSKLKGSPDEISKKFDVTQFENWTELTSLFESLKNRNVNNIQIDFGIVRGLDYYSGIVFEAFDKNFDIGALVGGGRYDNLPSVFGRDDLGATGVAGGVERIILALENQNSSFLQKTNRISVLYVNEDVKSNAMTIASILRENSIPTDIDLSGRALKKQMEQSTNSKFVIIVGPDELSKNMVVVRNMSDRTENKILISELLEHVKKLLM